CGGCGCTGGCGTTCGTGCGCGGAGGGCGGCCGGGACAGGCTGCCTCACGCCCGGGAAGTTTGATCGAAGAGCGCTGGACGGGCCTGAGGCCGATGCTTCAGGCGGCCGTGATGGTGTGGCGGCTTCTCATTATCGCGTTCACCACGTTTCTGGGGATCGGGATGCTGATCCCGGTCGTCGAGTTGTATGCGCTGGACCGGTTCGGCATTGATCAGAAGACATTCGGATCGCTTTTTCTGGTTCCAGCGGCGCTGATCGGGCTGCTGGCGGTGCCGCTGGGAAGGCTGGGCGACCGGTGGGGACGGCTGAGATCTGTGCGCGTGGGAGTATTCCTGTGTGGAGTTTCGCTCTGGTGCGTCCCTGTTGTGCCCTCCTATCATATTCTGGCCGGAGGAGCGCTTATTGTGGGGGTGGGGTTTCTGCTGGCGTTCCCGGCGTGGATGGCGCTGTTGACCGAAGTGGTGGGAGAAGAACAGCGGGGCTCTGTGCTGGGAGCCGCCGGGATGGCGCAGGGCTTCGGGGCGATCCTGGGCGCTGTGCTCGGCGGGCGGCTTTATCACGCCGATGGACCGATCCTCGGCATCCACCAGCACGATTTTCCCATCTACACTGCCGCCGCCTGCTTGCTGCTCTCGTTTGTGCTGACGATGCTGTTTGTACGCGAGCCGGCGCAACGATCCTCGCCAGAAGCAGCCTGAAGGGAAGCGGCACACCGGGCTTTCCCGCCGGCTCTTGCGCGGAGACGGCGCTGCTGGTATTATCTACTGACCCGGCAGGGATGCCCGGGAGGGGTGCAGAAGGAGTGATGCGGGGGTTATGAGTTTGCTCAGGCAGGTCCATTCCATCATTCCCGGCGCGGCGCTCGCCGCTGCAGTGCTCCTGTCGCTTTGCAGTCCCTGCCCGTCCGCCCCTTCCGGATCGCCCGACGCGAAGCTGCAGTCCTACACGGTGTATTACCTCAAGCGGGGGGAAGGGCTTGCGGACGTCGCGAAAAAGTACGGCGTGCCTCTGGGGGAGATCATCCGGCTGAACCGTTCCCGTCTTCCCGACCCAAAGAACCCGGACCGCGTGTTTGTAGGGATGGCGGTGCGGGTGCCCGTACCGAAGGAAAAGATCGGCAAGCCTGCGGCTCCTGACAAGACCGTTCCTCCGCTTCCTTCCCCTGCGGCTCCCGCGGCTCCCAGAACCGCCGCGCCGCCGGCAAAGGAGGCTCCTTCTCCGGCCAAGGAAGCTCCATCTCCTCCTGCTGCTCGTGAAAAGGCCACGCCCTCCCCGTCTGTCCCAGAGAAACCGGCTGTTCCTGACGCGGCGGAAAAACCGGTGGCCGAGCCTGCCGCCCCGGAGCCCGTGCCAGACGAGCGCATCTTCCCAGAAGACAAGACGCTCGAGAACATCAGCCCGGAGGCCCGTCGGCTGGCTGAGGCGGCGGCAAAGACAGGGCCTTCGCTTCAGGGACCGTGGGTCTATGTTTTGCTGGGAGCCCTCGCGCTTCTGGTACTGGCCGGGCTCTGGATGCTGATCTCCTTCCGCAGGGCGTTGAGGGAGATCTCGGGAGGCGCGGCCGCTGTGCGCGGGGGAGCTCGGGACACGGGCGAGCTGATGCTGGTGGCCGCTCGCAACCTGGGCCGCAACAGCCGCCTGTTCTGGTTCAAGGCCGGGGATCGGGATGTGTTTGTCTCCACCGGGGCTGAGACCCGAATATTGCTGCCCGAAGAGGAGCGCAGGCAGGAGGAGTCCGGCCGTCAGGCGGAAGAGATTCGGCCTGCGGCAGCCCGGGTCTCCTCGGGTCGGCGGCCAAGAAAGTCCCCGCCGCAGGAACCCCCCGGTCCGGCGGAGGGTGATGCCTCCTCGCCTCGGCAGCCTGAAAATTGAGGCGCATCTCCCTCCAGGCCGCATTTGGAGGATTCTGCTGCCTTGACCCCTGACCAACTGCCGGAGCGCATCGAGGACGTCTTTCAACTGGAGGAGCTGCTCAGCCGTCCGGATGACGCTCTGGTGGAGTGCTTCCGCCGTCTGAAGGGCGATATCCTGGTGCTGGGCGCTGGGGGCAAGATGGGACCCACCCTGGCGCGCATGGCCCGGCGTGCAAGCGATGCGGCCGGATCGGCCCGGCGTGTGATGGCGGTGTCGCGCTTCTCGCAGCCGGAGGCGCGACGCTCACTGGAGGAGCATGACGTAGAGGCCATCCCCTGCGATCTGTTGGACCGCCGGCAGGTTCAGGAGCTCCCGGACGCTGAGAATGTGGTGTTCATGGCCGGGATGAAATTCGGCACCACCGGCAACGAGGCGCTTACCTGGGCGATGAACACCCTGCTTCCCGCCCTGGTGTGCGAGCGCTTCCCGGATGCGCGTTTCTGCGTGTTCTCCACCGGCAACGTTTACGGCCTGACTCCGGTGGCCGGTGGAGGTTCGCGCGAGGACGACCCTCTGCACCCGGAGGGCGAATACGCCATGAGCGCCCTGGGAAGGGAGCGCATTTTCGAGTATTTCAGCCGCACCACCGGCTGCCGGGCTTCCATCATCCGGCTGAACTACGCCGTGGAGATGCGCTACGGCGTGCTGCACGATATCGCCTGCAGGATCCGGGATGGCGCTGAGGTGGATGTCTCCATGGGCTATGTGAACGTCATCTGGCAGGCGGATGCCAGCAGCATGGCCCTGCGGTCCCTGGATCTCGCCTCTTCCCCGCCCCTTGTCCTGAACGTCACCGGGCCGGAGATCCTCTCCGTACGCAAGACAGCGGAACAGTTTGCCCGCCTGATGGACCGTGCCGTGCGGTTCCGAGGGCAGGAAAGTTCGGATGCCCTGCTCAGCAACGCCGGACTTGCCTTCCAACGGTTTGGCAGGCCACGGGTCTCTGCGGACTATGTGATCCGCTGGACGGCGGACTGGGTGGGACGGGGCGGAGCGTCTCTGGGAAAGCCGACTCACTTCGAAGAGCGCGATGGAAAGTTTTGACTTCAGGCGCACACTTCGGAGAGGAGTAGTCATCCCTGCGTCTCCCCTGGCGCTGGATTCCCGGAGAAAGCTGGACGAGCGCCGACAGCGGGCGCTGTGGCGTTACTATTCCGATGCGGGAGCCGGTGGGATCGCGGTGGGGGTGCACACCACCCAGTTCGCCATCCGCGACCCGCAGATCGGTCTGCTCCGGCCGCTTCTGGAGCTTGCGGCGGATGAGATGGACCGGCTGGATGGAGGGCGTAAGGAGCCCCTGGTGCGCATCGCCGGAATCTGCGGTCGGACGGATCAGGCGATCCGCGAGGCGGAGCGGGCGGCAGCTCTGAGATTCCACGCCGGGCTACTCAGCCTGGCAGCCCTGAAGGACGCTGGTGAGCCGGAGCTGATCCGCCATTGCCGCGCCGTAGGCGAGGTTATCCCCGTCGTGGGGTTCTATCTGCAGCCCGCCGTGGGTGGGCGGGTTCTGCCCTACACTTTCTGGAGGGCGTTCGCGGAGATCCACTCTGTCGTTGCCGTCAAAATTGCACCGTTCAACCGGTATCAGACGCTGGATGTCATCCGGGCGGTAGTCGAGGCGGGGCGTGAAGACATCGCTCTCTACACAGGCAATGATGATTCCATCGTGCACGATCTGATTACGCCCTTTGTCCTGACGCGCAACGGTCGGCGCGTGGAGCGCCGCATCGTCGGCGGCCTGCTGGGGCATTGGAGCGTCTGGACGCGCCGGGCGGTGGATCTACTTCTCGAATGCCACGCTGCCTGCCGGCCGGAAGGCCGCGGACGACTGCCGGACCTTCTGGCTCGCGCTCATCAGATCACGGACTGCAACGCAGCTTTTTTCGACGCTGCCAACGGGTTCCGGGGTTGCATCGCGGGCATTCACGAGGTGCTCCGTCGCCAGGGATTGCTGGAAGGCGTATGGTTGCTGGACCCTGGGGAGCGCCTGAGCCCCGGTCAGCAGCACGAGATCGAACGCGTCTGCCGCGCCTACCCGCACCTGTCCGACGACGAATTCGTCCAGCAGAACCTGGACCGCTGGCTGCAAGATTGAACCGGCCGACTACTGGACCTGCCGGACCACCGCCAGAAGCTCCTTCGCGGGCATCACCACCATGAAATAGCTGGGACCTCTTCCTGCGGCGCCGGCCACGCGCCGGTATAGATGCATTCCCACGATCTTCCCGTCGGGAGTCAGGGCCAGCGCACCCACATCCGTATCCTCACCGGAGGGCGAATAGGGAACGAAATACATTTTCCGCGGCTTTGTGAAGATGCCCTTTACCTTCTCCAAACCCGCCACCGCGATCCAGCTTCCTTCCTTTCCCAGACGCGATACCAGCAGCAAATCATCCAGCAGCCCCACGTCCGTCGACGCTGAGAGATCCACATACGGCAGCGATCCGGGGATCTGGGCGCGCGGTTTCAGAACGGCGATGTCCAGGTCGCGATCGCGGATGGCCACCTCCGCCGGGACCTCACTGCCGTCGGAAAGGCGGACTGTGATGCTCTTGAGTTCGGCGGTGAAGCTCATCTGTTCAGACTGTTCGCCCATCTGCTTCATATACTCCGCATACATATCCGAGGGGTCCACGGCCGACAGACTGACCAGCACCAGACCGGACGGGCTTACCACGATGCCCGTGCACTCGTTCTCCTGCTCCTCCTGACTCGCCTCCCTCCCTCCGAAGGATGTTTTCATGGAGGCCACGGACTTTACGGAGACCACCGCCGGCTCGTGTTTCGCCACCACTGCTACGGCACCGACCGTGTTTTCGGCCTCAGCCGAAGCCCCCGGCGGTGCTACGACTGATGCCGCCAGCAAGCACGCTGCAGCAAGACCCGGGACTGACCTGCTCATCTGGATGACACTCCTCTCCGTGGAAGCCCGCGGGGCGCTTCTCACGATACGTTCTTTACGCTCCAGCGCCGCGGTCTCCTGCGGAGCCCTGGTGGTGGGCGCCGCGGCGCAGACGGAAGTATTCCTCAACAAACTGCTTTTGCCTGGCCGTCTGCGGAAGTCCCACCCGCTCGAAGGCTTCCTCGAGGGAATCCTGCCGGAGGCTCAGCCAGGCCGCAGCCACCGTGCGGCTCCGGCCGATCCCCGCGTAACAGTGGACGTAGATGGGGAGCCTCTGATCCGCCCAGGCATCCATGTCCTCTCTCATGCTGTCCATCTGTTCGACGGAAGGTACGGAGAAGTCTTCCACCTCCTCCGTCCGATGCGCCATCCCCGCATCCCGGATGGCTTCAGCCGTCAGGAACGCCACCGGGTGCAAAGAGAGCACGGCTCTGATTCCCTCGCGTATCAGCCGCTCCACGTCCTCACGGGTGCGGGGCAAAGAGCCGACCGCAAGCAAGCCCGGCATTGCCCATTGCAGGTCCATGATCGCGCCTCCTCTCGCCAGACCTCGTAAACTTAACAGTTTCATGCTTGACACAAATGACGTATCTTGTGGCATGGAGTACAGGTCTTGCATTTCTTGCAGTGACCTGTCGAAGTGCTTTGGCGCGGGGTTCGACCGCTTCTCAGCCCCGAGCTGTAATACGGGAGGCTTCAGAAAATGTTTCCTTGCAGAGTTCGAACTCTCCTCTTGCTGACCCTCGCGTTGGCGCTCAGCGGGGCAACAGTCGCGCACAGCCAGATCCAGGTCATCCGTAATGGCTCATTTGACGCAGGCATGGATGGCTGGATGGTCTCCCCGGATCTCTTTCCGTGGAACCCTCTGCAGTCGGCGGATGACAACCGTTTCGTCACGCTCACACCGCCAAACTGGAGTTACACCGGGCTGGTGCTTTTCCAGAACATGAACGTTACAAATGCTGCCGGAAAGACGGCAGTTGTTTCCGTGGACATCCAGTCCGGCGGCTCCGGGCCCGGAGCGTCCATCGCCGTCTGGCTGGAGTATGTGGATCCGATGGGCAAAATCCGTCGGGCCCGCGTGTTCGGTGTGGAGAACCCCACCTCGCCGGGATGGGTCACGCGGCAGGTAAACTATGCCATCCCTTCAGACGCCGTCAAGATCATCCGCTTCGGCCTGGTGCGGGAGGACTACGGCGACTTCCAGATTGACAACGTCAGCATGCTCATTCCGGGCGTAACCCTCGGAACGGTGCCGGTGATCACGTCCGTAACGCCCGGCGCCGGTCCCTACGGTACCGAGGTCACCATCTCGGGATCCGGGTTCGGCGCCTCGCAGGGGACCGGCTCCGGTGTGGAGGTCGGAGGCTCTTCGCACGGGGTGGCCGTGCTGAGCTGGTCGGATACGCAAATCCGCGTGCGCATCTCCGACCCCGCCTCCAGCGGAGCCTTGGTGGTCACGAATGCCTATGTCGCTTCGGATGGTGTGTTTCCATTCTCGGTGACGTCGCCGCACTACACGGTGAAGATGCAGGACGTCCAGTTCCGCGTCATCAAGGGGGTCAAGAAAAGAATCCTGGTGCGGGTGGACTTCCAGAATGGCTTCAGCACCGCCGGAGGGGTGAACTTCAGCGTCCCGGAGGCGCCGGCAGGGGTTGTGCGGTTCACTCCCGTGCCGGTCAAGGCTCGCGGCGGAACGGTCCTCGTGCTGGACACATCGAGCCTTACGCCAGGCACCTACGAATGGACGTTGCAAGCGACGGATGGGACGCTTCTTCCCAGAGTCGTTCCGTTCGCGCTCCACGTGCTGACCATGAGCAGTCTCGAGCTCTATGAAAGCGAAGAGTCCAATACTCCGCTCACACAGATTGTGGCAACTTCGCAGGGGAAGGTTCAGATCTACGGACGCCTCACGGCCTCGGACGGAATGCCGGCCGAGATAGATGAGGCCGATGTCCAGGTGACTTCCGACAATCCGAGCGTCTTCGCGGTTTACCGCGACGTCTGGGAGGGTTTCCAGTTCCTGGCGGTGGACAATGGGACCACCACGCTGACAGCCACCTTCCCGGACGGCTACAGCAAGCAGTATCCCGTCTCAGTGACCGTACCGGATTCCCCGAAGATCCTGTCCGTGGGCGCCACGCCTCCGGTGGTGGACAACTCTGGCACGCAGACCATCACGCTTTTTGCCGAAGGCACTACACCACTGGCAGGCGTGAGCTGGGACATCCCGATAGACGGGTGGCCGGAGGGCGACTTCTACGACGGCGGCCGCCGCTACTCCGGAACCGCAAAGCTCCAGGAAGGGTGCAACCCGGGAATCTACTTTGTCACCACCGGGAACCCTTACGGCTCTCCCTACCGTGTTGGGGCCCTGCAGGTGGTGAACGCTCCCTCCCGCGGGATGATCAAGGGCAAAGCTTTCGCCATGGATTCCGAAGGACCTCCGGAGGTGTTCGGCACGCTGGAGCTGTACTCCGCTCCAGGCGTCATCGCTCAGACCGTAGAGATCTGGGGTTTTGAAAGCGGAGGAGGTTTTACGGCGTCCTACATCCAGCCGGGCACCTACCGCCTGCGGTTCGTGCCGTCCTTCGGCATGAGCCCGCAGTGGTATGCGCTGGCGGACAGCTATGAGGACGCTGTCCCCGTTACGGTGACCGCCGGCGGGGTGGTGGAGGACGTGTACTTTTTCCTGTTCAGAGAGCCGGAGCATCCTCCGGTCGTGGTGGCCACCACGCCGCCGTCCGGAGCCACCTTTGCAGGCGTGACGGATCCCATCGTGGTCACGTTCAGCCGCTCGATGGATCCCTCTTCGCTGCAGCCGAATTCCTTCGAACTCCGCAACAGCCACGGACAGCCCGTCGAGGGCGATGTGCAGATCAACTTCAATGAGCTCGTCTTCACGCCGGCCTATGCCCTGGCCAGTGGCGAATGGTATACTGCAACGGTCAGGCAAGGCCTCAGGTCCGAGGACGGCCTGGAGCTTCAGGAGGATTATGTCTGGCAGTTCCGGACCGGCTCCAACCGAAACGGAGAGCTGAAACAACTGGAGGACGGCAGCTATGTCTCGCTGAACGGAAAGGCTCTTTACAAGATCGGCGCCGGATTCGCTTACATCGAAGAGCCGGACCGCTCCAGCGGCATACGCCTCGAAGGCTTCATCTCGGGTAACGAGACCTCGCTCATCAATGTGAGGGGGACCCTGCAGACCTCGCAAGGCGGAGAGCGTTACATCCTCGTGGACTCCTACAACATCGTCGGCACCATCACCGTGGAACCCGTGTTCGTCAATCAGCGGAACCTGGCGGGTGCCATGCTGGACGGTATCTATGTGCGGGCGGCAGGCATGGTGTTGGCCGACGGACTTTCGGAATACGAGTTCTTGATGACGGACGGCGCGAGCGTTGCGCCGGTGCGCGTCAAGACCGAGATGCCGCACGGCCTGAGCGCGGGAAGTTATGTCCAGGTGCGCGGAGCTGCCGGACGCGACGGCGGCCGCGTGATCTATGCCAAGCAGGTGCAGGCTCTGGAGCTCTGACGCCGGGCTGAGCATTCACAACGAAAGCAGGGCCGGGACCCCGGTGGTCCCGGCCCGTTTCTGCTTCGAGGTGTCTCAACTGAGAGGGAAGAGTCATGACCCCTGTAAGGTCTCAGTTGGAACCCCTGTTGCAGGGGCTAAAACTCAGCCCTCAGCACCTCTAAGGTAATGGTCCATTACGCACCACCTCCTTTATAGAGTGGTTGGTTTGTCCGGCCGGCCCGCCCGATGGCGGACCTTCCGCAGGGTGGGGCGAAGCCGCACTCCTGCCATGGCTAACATTCGCGCGTGCTCCAGGATTCCCCTCCTGTCTGAAAGATTATCGGCAGGACGGCGTTGTTCCACTCGCGCAGGAAACCGCAGGAATGCAGGAGAAGGTTAGTGGATACGTGGGCAGGCTTTCGGACGTCTTCCGGCGTTCCCCCGCGGCGTCCGTTGGGAACGCAAAAAGAAGGAGCGATAGCGATGAGCAAGATTTCAAGGCGCAGGTTTCTGGAGAGCACCGCAGCCCTGATGGCGG
The sequence above is drawn from the Armatimonadota bacterium genome and encodes:
- a CDS encoding dihydrodipicolinate synthetase is translated as MESFDFRRTLRRGVVIPASPLALDSRRKLDERRQRALWRYYSDAGAGGIAVGVHTTQFAIRDPQIGLLRPLLELAADEMDRLDGGRKEPLVRIAGICGRTDQAIREAERAAALRFHAGLLSLAALKDAGEPELIRHCRAVGEVIPVVGFYLQPAVGGRVLPYTFWRAFAEIHSVVAVKIAPFNRYQTLDVIRAVVEAGREDIALYTGNDDSIVHDLITPFVLTRNGRRVERRIVGGLLGHWSVWTRRAVDLLLECHAACRPEGRGRLPDLLARAHQITDCNAAFFDAANGFRGCIAGIHEVLRRQGLLEGVWLLDPGERLSPGQQHEIERVCRAYPHLSDDEFVQQNLDRWLQD
- a CDS encoding epimerase, giving the protein MTPDQLPERIEDVFQLEELLSRPDDALVECFRRLKGDILVLGAGGKMGPTLARMARRASDAAGSARRVMAVSRFSQPEARRSLEEHDVEAIPCDLLDRRQVQELPDAENVVFMAGMKFGTTGNEALTWAMNTLLPALVCERFPDARFCVFSTGNVYGLTPVAGGGSREDDPLHPEGEYAMSALGRERIFEYFSRTTGCRASIIRLNYAVEMRYGVLHDIACRIRDGAEVDVSMGYVNVIWQADASSMALRSLDLASSPPLVLNVTGPEILSVRKTAEQFARLMDRAVRFRGQESSDALLSNAGLAFQRFGRPRVSADYVIRWTADWVGRGGASLGKPTHFEERDGKF
- a CDS encoding chloramphenicol resistance protein translates to MACALPPCSPERTATQTRASATGTFAEEMKDCPDGWIRPVLPLAVICCLAELSYAVVNVLAIPAYISKGVGLGAHVGTIMGAFLLAEALGRPGLGALSDMFGRKPLMVAGPLMSGAASLLLLSTVNPFLLVAVRILDGLGAAAFWPAIFAAVGDATAGRHRSTGMSVLNVSYMIGLAFGPLVGGWVNSLASSPGNPSYSAAFYLSAGLFSLTAVAALAFVRGGRPGQAASRPGSLIEERWTGLRPMLQAAVMVWRLLIIAFTTFLGIGMLIPVVELYALDRFGIDQKTFGSLFLVPAALIGLLAVPLGRLGDRWGRLRSVRVGVFLCGVSLWCVPVVPSYHILAGGALIVGVGFLLAFPAWMALLTEVVGEEQRGSVLGAAGMAQGFGAILGAVLGGRLYHADGPILGIHQHDFPIYTAAACLLLSFVLTMLFVREPAQRSSPEAA